The following coding sequences lie in one Paenibacillus durus ATCC 35681 genomic window:
- a CDS encoding DUF1836 domain-containing protein → MESFTLTRVEMSSLLLSITGTSGHTPLHILQEAWTKLHQREMREGAPLNAFLSTNIPSILQKIIKGGKAKGLSLQEIAALGALIEYSTISITTMQNWVKRDFKEYLGAPLEGKKYSINQAAMLFMIDDLKSSLDFRSISQLFRKLFLKPERDDDDLLEPVQLYSAYASLFEENRDSEEHQQDKPWGGERLAHAAETAVKRLSHLNRPQRETVRNSLLIAVISVQACYFQTLAKQYFNASVFLDF, encoded by the coding sequence ATGGAATCCTTTACATTAACCCGAGTGGAGATGTCCTCGCTGCTGCTTTCGATTACCGGAACGTCCGGCCACACTCCGCTGCATATTTTGCAGGAAGCGTGGACAAAGCTTCATCAGCGAGAGATGAGGGAAGGGGCACCGCTTAACGCGTTTTTATCCACAAATATTCCTTCTATTTTGCAAAAAATAATCAAAGGCGGGAAGGCCAAAGGTCTGTCCCTTCAGGAAATTGCCGCGCTCGGAGCGCTAATTGAGTATTCCACAATTTCCATTACCACTATGCAAAATTGGGTAAAACGCGATTTCAAAGAATATCTGGGCGCGCCCCTTGAAGGGAAGAAATATTCGATCAACCAGGCGGCCATGCTGTTCATGATTGACGATCTGAAATCTTCGCTCGACTTCCGGAGCATTAGCCAGCTCTTCCGCAAGCTGTTCCTGAAGCCGGAACGGGACGATGACGATCTGCTTGAGCCTGTTCAATTGTATAGCGCTTATGCCTCACTGTTCGAAGAGAACAGAGACAGCGAAGAACATCAACAGGACAAGCCCTGGGGGGGCGAAAGATTAGCCCATGCGGCTGAAACGGCAGTAAAACGGCTGTCTCACCTGAACCGTCCTCAAAGAGAAACCGTACGAAACTCGCTATTAATCGCGGTGATCTCGGTTCAGGCCTGTTATTTTCAGACGCTTGCTAAGCAGTATTTCAATGCCTCTGTGTTTCTGGATTTCTAG
- a CDS encoding MFS transporter: MFDAMDVGMISFVVAALAKEWGLKSEQIGLLTSINSLGMAAGAAAAGIMADRFGRKNILLWTLVIFSAATGLSALAAGFAILCVLRFIAGFGLGGELPVASTLVSESVEPNERGRAVVLLESFWALGWIASALIAYFVIPSYGWRLALIIGAVPVLYALYLRRAIDDSPRFAGIRKAPVPFKTRFASVWSADYRKSTVMLWILWFTVVFSYYGMFLWLPSVMVLKGFSLVRSFEYTLIMTLAQLPGYFTAAYFIEKFGRKFVLVVYLFFTAVSAAWFGFASSEGMLIAAGICLSFFNLGAWGGMYAYTPELYPTAVRSTGVGMAASFGRIGGIIAPLLVGVLVGQSVGISSIFLLFFATIIVGAIAVLFLGKETKGMELM, encoded by the coding sequence ATGTTCGACGCGATGGACGTCGGCATGATTTCTTTTGTCGTAGCGGCGCTTGCCAAGGAGTGGGGCCTTAAATCGGAACAAATCGGCCTGCTGACCAGCATCAACTCGCTCGGAATGGCTGCGGGTGCGGCGGCTGCGGGCATAATGGCTGACAGATTCGGACGGAAAAATATTTTGCTCTGGACGCTGGTCATCTTCTCCGCAGCCACCGGGTTGTCGGCTCTGGCCGCAGGTTTTGCCATACTGTGCGTGCTGCGTTTCATTGCAGGCTTCGGACTTGGCGGCGAGCTTCCCGTCGCGTCCACGCTCGTATCCGAGAGCGTCGAGCCTAACGAGAGAGGCCGGGCGGTCGTTCTGCTCGAAAGCTTCTGGGCGCTGGGCTGGATTGCTTCCGCGCTGATCGCTTATTTCGTTATCCCCTCATACGGCTGGCGGCTTGCTCTTATTATCGGAGCGGTTCCGGTCCTGTATGCCCTTTATCTCCGGCGGGCTATCGACGATTCTCCCCGGTTTGCAGGAATCCGCAAGGCGCCCGTTCCATTCAAGACGCGGTTCGCCTCGGTATGGTCGGCAGACTACCGCAAGTCAACCGTTATGCTTTGGATCCTGTGGTTTACGGTCGTCTTTTCTTATTATGGGATGTTTCTATGGCTGCCATCGGTGATGGTACTGAAAGGCTTCAGCCTTGTCCGGAGCTTTGAATACACGCTGATCATGACGCTGGCGCAGCTTCCCGGTTATTTTACGGCCGCTTATTTCATTGAGAAGTTCGGGCGCAAATTTGTGCTTGTCGTCTACTTGTTCTTTACTGCTGTCAGCGCGGCCTGGTTCGGCTTCGCCTCATCCGAGGGGATGCTGATTGCAGCAGGGATCTGCCTGTCGTTCTTCAATCTGGGCGCGTGGGGCGGAATGTATGCCTATACACCGGAGTTGTACCCGACGGCTGTCCGCTCGACGGGAGTCGGAATGGCCGCGTCTTTTGGCCGGATCGGCGGCATTATCGCTCCGCTGCTAGTCGGTGTGCTTGTCGGGCAGTCCGTCGGCATTTCGTCCATTTTCCTGCTGTTCTTCGCCACGATTATCGTAGGCGCCATAGCCGTGCTGTTTCTGGGCAAGGAAACGAAGGGAATGGAGCTGATGTAG
- a CDS encoding alpha/beta fold hydrolase, whose translation MDSDLSYQYFMNSLVETVEGYQMMFSSQAMAAGIAYDVSWFHLLPGIKCPVLLIRAKGNDAISDEDFGKMQSLIPNCLAHEVSHPDHNVHLGNKEEFYGYFNEFLKKI comes from the coding sequence ATGGATTCGGATTTGAGCTATCAATATTTCATGAATAGTTTAGTCGAAACGGTAGAGGGATATCAGATGATGTTCAGCTCTCAGGCTATGGCTGCCGGTATTGCGTATGATGTTAGCTGGTTCCATCTATTACCGGGCATCAAGTGTCCGGTGTTGTTAATCAGAGCAAAGGGCAATGATGCCATCTCCGACGAGGATTTTGGCAAAATGCAATCTCTAATCCCGAATTGCCTCGCCCATGAAGTGTCGCATCCCGATCACAATGTGCATTTAGGAAACAAAGAAGAGTTTTATGGATATTTCAATGAATTTTTGAAAAAAATATAG
- a CDS encoding alpha/beta fold hydrolase → MERNLCSKILCLHGRWGRAETWVDFIEHYGQQYRIIAPDQRGHGLSSKPISKYTAEEMAEDMIELLESQPLIL, encoded by the coding sequence ATGGAACGAAACCTATGCAGCAAGATTCTATGCCTTCATGGAAGATGGGGCAGAGCGGAAACCTGGGTTGATTTTATTGAGCATTATGGGCAGCAATACAGAATTATCGCACCGGATCAAAGGGGACACGGATTGAGCAGTAAACCTATTTCGAAATATACGGCTGAAGAAATGGCTGAAGACATGATTGAGCTATTAGAATCCCAACCACTGATCCTTTGA
- a CDS encoding TerB N-terminal domain-containing protein translates to MSYDDKPHFSELIWEGDEKNMAVPSREDVRAEEAKRSAKADKNRSLAEKSRGLPERPEQLKLWDLELPGRREEKRSGRIGAAVPRRDETVHSKEGDPRKQVQSYEDRYHTASAIESRKEEFPAGWEISSQINRSVTEQATHPYAGPGRDNELASVSRPATTESQFVERARELADYTEASAEFVKFKSYWPTYGHMTGPQTKWYFYWRNEVRHGRYPETDLSYIFLHVYELINGVGWDTPQDGHEQLSGLWEAYRGTFKRLDHYLGGWIADFSFIHELDIPLREIVVRAKGLGGDLAELELARCLTFAPEQLTLPALSLMSDYDITKSKFYTGPGSQALERFVPKVVALIDAYVRRKHGTSLLEMFPPDPPVTRERYLFRSAVYDISLYGYSVLVPVARVSKSPPLRSLVTRLFRLTENKLRALMDFRGRLKGISIDKEIEELVGKFLEREFRNAQLEEKGPDIVIDQDRLEQLRSDSDAVRQLLMVEEPAEEKPSVERPVTDLSTVDGPVALGLYEQDGEEQEWERISAVHSADDGARVPEKQEPAEALAPFGGPQNTTSAAGNEWESLADALSPLQREAVLALSGPEGPAALHRLAAAHAALPDLLIDEINEIAMDLLGDLLIDGEELSPEYASMLHFFKR, encoded by the coding sequence ATGAGCTATGACGACAAACCGCATTTCTCGGAGCTAATCTGGGAAGGCGATGAAAAAAATATGGCGGTGCCTTCGCGCGAAGACGTTCGGGCGGAAGAGGCGAAACGTTCAGCCAAGGCGGACAAGAACCGGAGCTTGGCGGAAAAAAGCCGGGGTCTGCCTGAGAGGCCCGAGCAGCTGAAGCTGTGGGATTTGGAGCTTCCCGGGCGCCGCGAAGAGAAGCGAAGCGGGCGTATTGGCGCGGCTGTGCCCCGAAGAGACGAGACTGTACATTCAAAAGAGGGCGATCCCCGGAAACAGGTACAGTCTTATGAGGATCGGTATCATACTGCATCGGCAATCGAATCCCGAAAGGAGGAGTTCCCAGCTGGCTGGGAGATTTCTTCTCAGATAAATCGTTCCGTAACGGAACAGGCGACGCATCCATACGCCGGTCCGGGAAGGGATAACGAGTTAGCTTCCGTCTCCAGGCCGGCCACGACGGAAAGCCAATTCGTAGAGCGCGCAAGAGAGCTGGCCGATTACACCGAGGCATCGGCGGAATTCGTCAAGTTCAAGAGCTATTGGCCAACTTACGGGCACATGACCGGTCCGCAGACGAAATGGTACTTTTATTGGCGGAATGAAGTCCGGCACGGCCGTTATCCCGAAACCGATCTGTCTTATATTTTTCTGCATGTATATGAGCTGATCAATGGCGTCGGCTGGGATACGCCGCAGGACGGCCATGAACAGCTATCTGGGTTATGGGAAGCTTACCGGGGCACCTTCAAACGTCTGGATCACTATCTTGGCGGCTGGATTGCGGATTTCTCCTTTATCCACGAGTTGGATATTCCGCTGAGGGAAATTGTCGTCCGGGCCAAGGGGCTGGGCGGTGACCTCGCGGAGCTGGAGCTGGCGCGCTGCCTTACGTTCGCTCCGGAGCAGCTGACTTTGCCCGCGCTGTCCTTGATGTCGGACTATGACATAACCAAATCGAAGTTCTACACGGGTCCCGGAAGCCAAGCGCTGGAACGTTTTGTTCCGAAAGTAGTGGCCCTAATTGACGCATATGTGAGGCGCAAGCACGGCACCTCGCTGCTTGAAATGTTCCCCCCGGACCCTCCGGTGACAAGGGAGCGCTACTTATTTCGCAGCGCCGTCTATGATATTTCCCTGTACGGCTATTCTGTTCTCGTACCTGTCGCCCGTGTCAGCAAATCGCCGCCGCTGCGCAGCCTGGTTACCCGGCTGTTCCGGCTTACGGAGAATAAGCTCCGCGCGCTGATGGACTTTCGGGGCCGCCTGAAGGGGATTTCTATTGATAAAGAAATCGAGGAACTTGTCGGCAAATTCCTTGAACGGGAATTCCGCAACGCGCAGCTGGAAGAGAAAGGGCCGGACATTGTCATAGATCAGGACAGGCTGGAACAGCTGCGCAGCGACTCGGATGCCGTCCGTCAACTGCTGATGGTGGAAGAGCCTGCTGAGGAGAAGCCTTCCGTTGAACGGCCTGTGACGGACCTGTCAACTGTGGACGGACCTGTCGCATTGGGGCTATATGAGCAGGACGGTGAAGAACAAGAATGGGAGCGGATAAGCGCCGTGCATTCTGCCGATGATGGGGCAAGGGTTCCGGAAAAGCAGGAGCCTGCCGAAGCGCTTGCACCGTTTGGCGGACCGCAGAATACGACCTCAGCAGCTGGAAACGAATGGGAATCATTGGCCGACGCGCTTAGTCCTTTGCAGCGTGAAGCTGTTCTGGCTCTCTCCGGACCGGAAGGTCCGGCTGCGCTGCACAGATTAGCCGCCGCCCACGCGGCGCTGCCTGACCTGCTGATTGACGAAATTAACGAAATCGCAATGGATTTGCTTGGCGACCTGCTAATCGACGGCGAAGAGCTCTCGCCCGAATATGCATCCATGCTGCACTTTTTTAAGAGGTGA
- a CDS encoding ATP-binding protein, translating to MNELKIPKRMTTALVNSLTAGVVPRIGLEHVAVGRRAEIESILRDLDNIAEGGAAFKLITGKYGSGKSFLLQMIRNYAMDRGFAVADADLSPERRLVGTKGQGLATYKELMSHLSTRTRPDGGALEAVLQKWISSLQQKIMQEQGMDPGNPAFAAEVEKEIYAVASAMRSLVHGFDFAKVLAAYWNGHKLGDEDVKQEALRWLRGEFATRTESRKALGVGVIIDDDNWYDYMKLWAEFSAAIGYKGLLLFIDEGVNLYKITNSVSRQSNYEKLLTMFNDTMQGKAEHLGIFLGGTPQFVEDHRRGLFSYEALRSRLVAGRYGAAAPSNFSGPIIPLDMLSSEEILVLLQRLRDIHALHYGYAPGLTDDQLVHFMEEASSRLGADELLTPRELVRDFMDLLHTLHSNPEASFASLVGERTGKSDEGKDPSMDDLLAEFEL from the coding sequence ATGAACGAACTTAAAATCCCAAAAAGAATGACAACGGCGCTGGTCAATTCCCTTACGGCAGGCGTTGTGCCGCGAATCGGACTGGAGCATGTCGCCGTCGGCCGCCGCGCAGAGATCGAATCGATTCTGCGAGACCTTGACAACATTGCCGAGGGTGGAGCCGCATTCAAGCTCATTACGGGCAAATACGGCAGCGGCAAAAGCTTTCTGCTGCAAATGATCCGCAACTATGCGATGGACCGCGGCTTCGCGGTTGCCGACGCGGATCTGTCTCCCGAGCGCAGACTCGTCGGCACCAAGGGACAAGGACTGGCTACATATAAGGAGCTGATGAGCCACTTATCGACCCGTACCCGCCCGGACGGCGGAGCGCTGGAAGCCGTGCTCCAGAAATGGATTTCTTCTCTTCAGCAGAAGATTATGCAGGAACAGGGGATGGACCCTGGGAATCCGGCTTTTGCCGCCGAAGTCGAGAAAGAGATTTATGCCGTTGCATCGGCTATGCGCAGCCTTGTGCACGGCTTCGACTTCGCCAAGGTGCTGGCGGCTTACTGGAACGGCCACAAGCTCGGCGACGAAGACGTGAAACAGGAGGCGCTGCGCTGGCTTCGCGGCGAATTCGCCACACGCACGGAATCCCGCAAGGCGCTGGGCGTTGGCGTCATTATCGATGACGACAACTGGTACGACTATATGAAGCTGTGGGCGGAATTTTCCGCAGCCATTGGCTACAAAGGGCTGCTGCTGTTCATCGATGAAGGGGTCAACCTGTACAAGATCACGAACAGCGTATCCAGGCAGAGCAATTATGAGAAGCTGCTCACCATGTTCAATGACACGATGCAGGGCAAGGCGGAGCATCTGGGGATATTTCTTGGCGGAACGCCGCAATTTGTCGAGGATCACCGCCGGGGGCTGTTCAGCTACGAGGCGCTGCGGTCCAGGCTTGTGGCCGGACGGTACGGAGCCGCCGCTCCGAGTAATTTCTCGGGGCCGATCATTCCGCTCGATATGCTGTCTTCCGAGGAGATTCTAGTATTGCTGCAACGACTCCGGGATATTCATGCGCTGCATTATGGCTATGCCCCTGGCTTAACCGACGATCAGCTTGTCCATTTTATGGAAGAAGCCTCGTCGAGGCTCGGAGCGGATGAGCTTCTGACGCCCCGCGAGCTCGTGCGCGATTTTATGGATCTGCTGCATACGCTGCACAGCAATCCGGAAGCCTCTTTTGCGAGCCTAGTCGGAGAACGGACCGGCAAATCCGATGAAGGCAAGGACCCATCGATGGATGACCTGCTGGCGGAGTTTGAGCTATGA
- a CDS encoding DEAD/DEAH box helicase, with translation MSDNPFYRLAPFIKEFIYKNRWETLREAQVDACRVLLESPDHLLIASGTASGKTEAAFFPALTELYEKPSSSVGILYIAPLKALINDQFTRLNDLLLEGGIPVWHWHGDVPQAEKTKLMKNPSGVLQITPESLEGLLMNRPNAIPALFGDLRFVIIDEVHAFMGADRGIQVLSLLARISRMAGCSPRRIGLSATLSDYGTATHWLAAGTREQVQVSAPQGGRKLRLSVEHFSFPDARDEKQSEALELARKAYYDYIYDHTRLKKALVFTNSRTDAETAILEMRRIAAKRQEPDVFHVHHGSISAMLREEAEAALREGSGAAVAAATLTLELGIDLGQLERVMQLGAPYSCSSFVQRLGRSGRRGDAAAEMMFVTPEEEDEEAQLPARMPWTLLRAIAVIELYVRERWVEPLMVRQMPVGLLYHQTMSILKSMGEAEPEELRDAVLSLPSFKGFSEEDYDAFMAYQLGMGQIEQMDEGSLLIGLAGEKIVNNFRFLAVFKDDEEHVVYNGTEEIGSITTVPPPGYCFTLAGKLWKVEEVDNRHKAVYVKASRGKVDTLWLGAGGDVHTRIMTKIRDILGDTALYPYLAPRAAARLERARRLARESGLLQRSVLPAGGDSLFILPWAGSRTFRTLERLLKHQLTRPLGLRSVVPMEPYYMVVAGKADADWLEASIMEASSGGLDPLALLSPGEAPYLGKYDEWIPQDLLRKAFSVDGLDVPGFHEMVKRWRMD, from the coding sequence ATGAGCGATAACCCGTTTTACCGGCTTGCACCGTTTATTAAGGAGTTTATTTACAAAAACCGCTGGGAGACGCTCCGCGAAGCGCAGGTGGATGCCTGCCGGGTGCTGCTGGAATCGCCGGATCATCTGCTGATTGCATCGGGAACCGCATCCGGCAAGACGGAGGCGGCATTTTTCCCTGCACTGACGGAGCTTTACGAGAAGCCCTCTTCTTCGGTAGGGATACTATACATTGCCCCGCTTAAGGCGCTGATCAACGACCAGTTTACCAGGCTGAACGACCTGCTGCTGGAGGGCGGTATTCCTGTCTGGCATTGGCATGGCGATGTGCCGCAGGCCGAGAAGACGAAGCTGATGAAGAACCCCTCCGGTGTGCTTCAGATAACCCCTGAGTCGCTGGAAGGCCTGCTGATGAACCGTCCAAATGCCATTCCGGCGCTGTTTGGCGATCTGCGCTTTGTCATTATTGACGAAGTGCATGCCTTTATGGGCGCGGACCGGGGAATCCAGGTGCTCAGCCTCCTGGCAAGGATCTCCCGTATGGCGGGCTGTTCGCCGCGCCGAATCGGGCTATCCGCTACGCTCAGCGATTATGGCACCGCCACACACTGGCTTGCCGCAGGGACGCGGGAGCAGGTGCAGGTATCCGCGCCGCAGGGCGGGAGGAAGCTTCGGTTGAGTGTTGAGCATTTTTCTTTTCCCGATGCGAGGGACGAGAAGCAGTCCGAAGCGCTGGAGCTTGCCCGCAAGGCGTATTATGACTATATTTACGACCACACCCGGCTCAAAAAAGCGCTCGTCTTCACCAACAGCCGTACCGATGCGGAAACGGCGATCCTTGAAATGAGGCGCATCGCGGCGAAGCGCCAGGAGCCGGACGTGTTCCACGTCCACCACGGCAGCATTTCCGCGATGCTGCGGGAGGAGGCGGAAGCCGCGCTTCGCGAGGGCTCCGGTGCGGCGGTCGCCGCAGCGACGCTCACGCTGGAGCTGGGCATCGATCTTGGCCAGCTGGAGCGGGTCATGCAGCTCGGGGCGCCGTACAGCTGCTCCAGCTTCGTGCAGCGGCTGGGCCGCTCGGGTCGGCGGGGCGACGCCGCCGCGGAGATGATGTTCGTCACGCCGGAGGAAGAGGACGAGGAAGCGCAGCTGCCGGCGCGCATGCCCTGGACACTGCTCCGGGCAATCGCCGTTATCGAGCTGTATGTGCGGGAGAGATGGGTCGAGCCGCTGATGGTCCGGCAAATGCCGGTCGGGCTGCTGTACCACCAGACGATGAGCATCCTGAAGAGCATGGGTGAGGCAGAGCCGGAGGAGCTCCGCGATGCCGTTCTCTCACTGCCTTCTTTTAAAGGGTTCAGCGAAGAGGATTATGATGCCTTTATGGCTTACCAGCTTGGAATGGGGCAGATTGAGCAAATGGACGAAGGCAGTCTGTTGATCGGGCTTGCCGGTGAGAAAATCGTCAACAATTTCCGCTTTCTGGCCGTCTTCAAGGACGATGAGGAGCATGTCGTATATAACGGAACAGAGGAAATCGGCTCGATTACAACTGTACCGCCGCCGGGTTACTGCTTCACGCTGGCTGGCAAGCTGTGGAAGGTGGAAGAGGTCGACAACCGCCACAAGGCGGTATATGTGAAGGCTTCGCGCGGCAAAGTCGATACGCTGTGGCTTGGCGCAGGCGGCGATGTGCATACCCGGATTATGACCAAAATCCGGGACATTCTTGGCGATACGGCGCTGTACCCGTATCTCGCGCCGAGAGCGGCGGCCCGGCTCGAACGGGCAAGGCGGCTGGCGCGGGAGAGTGGGCTGCTTCAGCGCTCCGTGCTTCCGGCGGGCGGCGACTCGTTGTTCATTCTGCCCTGGGCGGGCAGCCGGACCTTCCGCACGCTGGAGCGGCTGCTGAAGCATCAGCTGACGCGTCCGTTGGGGCTGCGCTCGGTAGTGCCGATGGAGCCGTACTACATGGTCGTCGCCGGTAAAGCCGACGCTGACTGGCTGGAGGCTTCCATCATGGAAGCAAGCTCCGGCGGACTCGACCCGCTTGCGCTGCTGTCGCCGGGCGAAGCCCCATACCTCGGAAAATACGACGAGTGGATTCCCCAGGATCTGCTGCGCAAAGCTTTTTCGGTGGACGGTCTGGATGTCCCGGGCTTCCATGAAATGGTTAAACGTTGGCGGATGGACTAA
- a CDS encoding Crp/Fnr family transcriptional regulator: MLDLQTAALAHNQADPKSSGDSVYALHQRHGTLRHFPKGSFVFTKGSVPAGSYFIESGLLKVCQFTDEGRDVTFFIRRTGDAFGLAEIILQQNHPCYAQCLHDSQIWVLDSSIIREQILTNPEVTRDILYTLTHRLIHHQSTVELLISKPVAWRLAWLLQQLGNPSPSGEIQVELDLNHEEISNMIGCTRQTVSELLSKWKQQGLIRYDRKQILIQNLKPIIGDPY; encoded by the coding sequence TTGCTTGACCTTCAAACCGCAGCCCTCGCTCACAATCAGGCGGACCCGAAAAGCTCCGGGGATTCGGTATATGCCCTGCACCAGAGGCACGGCACTTTGCGACATTTTCCGAAAGGCTCCTTTGTCTTTACCAAAGGTTCGGTGCCTGCCGGTTCTTATTTCATCGAATCCGGGCTTCTGAAAGTCTGCCAGTTCACAGATGAAGGCCGCGACGTGACTTTTTTCATACGCAGAACGGGAGATGCGTTCGGCTTGGCGGAAATTATATTGCAGCAAAATCATCCTTGCTACGCCCAATGCCTGCATGACAGCCAGATCTGGGTGCTTGATTCATCGATTATACGCGAACAGATTTTGACGAACCCGGAAGTCACAAGAGATATTTTATATACGCTGACCCACAGGCTCATTCATCATCAAAGCACGGTCGAACTGCTGATCTCCAAACCTGTCGCTTGGCGTCTGGCCTGGCTGCTTCAGCAATTGGGAAACCCTTCTCCGTCCGGGGAAATCCAAGTCGAACTCGACCTGAATCATGAGGAAATCTCCAATATGATCGGCTGTACCCGGCAGACCGTCTCGGAACTGCTGAGCAAGTGGAAGCAACAAGGTTTGATCCGTTACGACCGTAAGCAAATCCTTATTCAGAACCTCAAACCCATCATAGGTGACCCGTACTAA
- a CDS encoding nucleoside hydrolase: protein MDLLSRIIVDTDIGTNADDAVAVALALKSPEIQVEGITTVYGKVHTRARIAQAILQLCGVNHVPVFLGIPLPLLRNRPLLRAGIEGGGLRLNDDLELPKRHAVEFIIQTILENPGEITLVTIGPQTNVAAALILEPRIAKLVKRIVMMGGVTRLASNGAELEPVEHNIQCDPEAASVVFGSGAPILMLGLDVTRQAIFSRAEADQMAQSGTPLAAYLVRMMHTFMDYMQRDFSYMCDPLTIATLIDPTLIRAVPMEVRVEYDHRATSGQTIAELNPASHIEVALELDKERFFELMYRRLFS, encoded by the coding sequence GTGGATTTATTGTCAAGAATTATTGTGGATACGGACATCGGAACAAACGCAGACGATGCTGTAGCCGTTGCACTGGCTTTAAAATCTCCGGAGATTCAAGTGGAAGGCATTACCACTGTCTACGGAAAGGTTCACACCCGCGCACGAATCGCTCAAGCCATCTTGCAACTGTGCGGGGTGAACCACGTGCCTGTATTTTTAGGTATACCGCTTCCTTTACTCAGAAACCGTCCCTTACTGCGGGCCGGAATCGAAGGAGGAGGCCTGCGGCTGAACGATGACTTGGAGCTTCCCAAGCGGCATGCCGTTGAATTTATCATCCAGACCATCCTGGAGAATCCGGGCGAAATCACGCTGGTCACGATTGGGCCACAAACCAATGTAGCGGCTGCCCTTATTCTTGAGCCCCGCATCGCCAAGCTGGTGAAGCGCATTGTCATGATGGGCGGTGTTACCCGGCTGGCATCTAACGGTGCCGAGCTGGAGCCGGTCGAGCACAATATCCAATGTGATCCGGAAGCCGCCTCAGTCGTGTTTGGCAGCGGCGCACCAATCCTGATGCTCGGGCTCGATGTCACGCGGCAAGCGATCTTTTCAAGAGCCGAAGCCGACCAGATGGCGCAAAGCGGGACTCCGCTGGCCGCCTACCTGGTCCGGATGATGCATACGTTCATGGATTATATGCAGAGAGACTTTTCCTACATGTGTGACCCATTGACGATTGCAACGCTGATTGATCCGACTTTGATTCGGGCCGTGCCTATGGAGGTCAGGGTCGAATATGATCACCGGGCGACTTCGGGACAAACGATTGCTGAGCTTAACCCGGCAAGCCACATCGAAGTGGCTTTGGAGCTCGATAAAGAACGCTTTTTTGAACTGATGTACCGACGGTTATTTTCTTGA
- a CDS encoding ABC transporter substrate-binding protein produces the protein MTKTSTKKFGAWLTLLLVTTTLLAGCAKDNTASTPETSEAPNTSAANTSATEITFAAYSNYEKPLTKAIEAFEQQNSNIKVKLDLAPYDQLMETIEIKLGAKSKDVDALFVDSPLVMNYSVKGYLEPLDNLIDADAKKEWTPSAVETVSYQNQLMAAPMNSSSQVLYYNKDLFQQQGIPFPAEDKRMTWEEVVALAKKLTSDNVYGFSFEQISKAYQMLALSDSLGVKMISDDGLTSTGNSNSPGAVKAFQFYSDLFNKDKVSPKIKKEESLDYFTSGKVAMYLATNQNMPKIRDSGVNFGVTLHPYFAGQKIATPTGAWNLGVSKYSDKKEAAAKLVEFLTLGEGSKIIFEEGGTLPPQLDLLNAIDSDPKYGEFPNTVIRIAAKESRETAVPRPKTPGYLEWESNMNKAFDDIKNGADPQKALDNAVSVIDNQLKKYQGVAAK, from the coding sequence ATGACAAAAACATCGACAAAAAAATTCGGTGCCTGGCTCACCCTGCTCCTTGTCACAACAACGCTTCTGGCAGGATGCGCCAAAGACAACACAGCTTCTACGCCTGAAACTTCGGAAGCGCCAAACACCTCCGCAGCAAACACATCGGCAACAGAAATTACGTTCGCCGCGTACTCCAATTATGAGAAACCTCTGACGAAAGCCATTGAAGCGTTTGAGCAGCAGAACTCGAACATCAAAGTGAAACTTGACCTGGCTCCTTACGACCAGCTCATGGAGACGATTGAAATCAAGCTCGGCGCCAAGTCCAAAGATGTAGATGCCTTGTTTGTCGATTCGCCGCTTGTGATGAATTATTCGGTCAAAGGCTATCTTGAGCCGCTGGACAACCTGATTGACGCGGATGCGAAAAAAGAATGGACGCCTTCCGCCGTCGAAACCGTCTCGTATCAAAACCAATTGATGGCCGCTCCGATGAACAGCTCCAGCCAGGTGCTCTATTACAACAAAGATTTGTTCCAGCAACAAGGAATCCCTTTCCCTGCTGAAGACAAACGCATGACTTGGGAAGAGGTTGTCGCCTTGGCGAAAAAGCTGACCTCCGACAATGTCTACGGTTTCTCGTTCGAGCAAATCAGCAAAGCTTACCAAATGCTCGCTTTGTCCGACAGCCTGGGCGTTAAAATGATCAGCGACGACGGCTTGACCTCCACCGGGAATTCCAACTCTCCGGGAGCGGTGAAAGCTTTTCAATTCTATTCCGACCTGTTCAACAAAGATAAAGTAAGTCCGAAGATCAAAAAAGAGGAATCGCTCGATTACTTCACCTCCGGCAAAGTGGCGATGTACCTGGCAACCAACCAGAACATGCCCAAAATCCGCGATTCGGGGGTTAACTTCGGCGTCACCCTGCATCCCTATTTCGCCGGACAGAAAATCGCCACGCCAACCGGGGCCTGGAACCTTGGCGTGTCCAAATATTCGGACAAAAAAGAAGCGGCAGCCAAGCTGGTCGAGTTCCTGACGCTTGGCGAAGGCTCCAAAATTATTTTTGAAGAAGGCGGCACGCTGCCTCCGCAGCTTGATCTGCTGAACGCCATCGATTCTGATCCGAAATACGGAGAATTCCCGAACACGGTCATCCGGATCGCGGCCAAAGAATCGCGCGAAACCGCCGTTCCCCGTCCTAAGACGCCAGGTTATCTGGAATGGGAGTCGAATATGAATAAAGCTTTCGATGACATCAAAAATGGCGCCGACCCGCAAAAAGCACTCGATAATGCCGTCTCCGTCATCGACAACCAGTTAAAGAAATACCAGGGTGTAGCCGCTAAGTAA